From the Lolium rigidum isolate FL_2022 chromosome 2, APGP_CSIRO_Lrig_0.1, whole genome shotgun sequence genome, one window contains:
- the LOC124688036 gene encoding uncharacterized protein LOC124688036 yields MATRCFFPRDHAAAGAQGHGHRQQHQSKAAAEALEQLHHGGRVLSREEVGGAVRVKIVVSKRELKKMVAALGTGPTTIAGSTAASGGERRSSRQRASGGGGTDAEQRLQSLRRRSMRRAAEEARRMQASGEWEPGLQSIPEEAY; encoded by the coding sequence ATGGCGACAAGGTGCTTCTTCCCGAGGGACCACGCGGCGGCCGGGGCACAGGGCCACGGCCACCGGCAGCAGCACCAGTCGAAGGCGGCCGCGGAGGCGCTGGAGCAGCTGCACCACGGCGGCCGCGTGCTGTCCCGGGAGGAGGTGGGCGGCGCGGTGCGCGTCAAGATCGTGGTCAGCAAGCGCGAGCTCAAGAAGATGGTGGCCGCGCTCGGCACCGGCCCCACCACCATCGCGGGCTCGACGGCGGCGTCGGGGGGCGAACGCCGCAGCTCCCGCCAGCGCGCGTCAGGCGGCGGCGGGACAGACGCCGAGCAGAGGCTGCAGTCGCTCCGGCGGCGCAGCatgcggcgggcggcggaggaggcgcgcCGGATGCAGGCCAGCGGGGAGTGGGAGCCCGGCCTGCAGAGCATCCCCGAGGAGGCCTACTGA